TCCGGATTTTGGACTGGGAAGAAGAAAAACCTTATCAACTTTTATTGATGGCTGATCCGTCCAAAGCCATAGTTGACGAATATCTGAGTCGCGGTGTTTGTTTTATCGCTGAATATGAAGGAGAAATGGTAGGAGAGTTTGTTTTGCTTAAGACGCGTCCAGAGACGGTAGAGATTGTTAATATTGCCGTACAGGAAGAGTTACAGGGACAGGGCGTTGGCAAACACATGATCAAGGAAGCGATAGAGGCAGCACGCAGGCTCGGTGGTCGAACGGTAGAAATTGGGACAGGCAACTCAAGTTTTCATCAGTTGAAGCTATATCAACGCTGTGGTTTTCGCATTGTAGGGGTCGATCGGGATTTCTTTGTGAAGCATTATGAAGAAGAGATTATAGAAGATGGTATTCGCTGCGTCGATATGATTCGTTTGTCTCTGGATCTCGATACCGTGGCAGAGGAGAATAAGAAGTGAAGATATATCGTCTCAAACCAGAGGACCGACGTACCATCACCGCTTATGGCAGTGAGGGAGCAAAGATTACGCCGATACTCCGAAGCGCAACAGCCTGCCACGTAGCACAACTGAAACTGTCTGCAGGAGGAAGTGTAGGTTTGCATCCAGCTGTGGGCGACCAGGTGTTTCTGGTGCTTGAAGGGGAAGGGTGGGTGGAAGGTGAGACAGGCGAACGGGTAGCTGTACGATCGGGAGAAGCCGCGTATTGGACCAACGGGGAGAATCACCAATCTGGCTCGAACAAAGGGTTAACCGCATTGTTGATTGAGGGTGAAGAACTGATTGTTCGGTTATCGCTAGAGTCGGGAGATTCTTAAGATAGGGGCTGATGATTTGAGTGTTTGGGTCATTGTTATTATTATTGGAGTGATATTTACTCCATCGTTCTATCAGTTGAATAAGCGTATTCGTAGATTGGAAGAGCAAGTTAGGCATCTTTCAGACGAGAGGAAGAACCTTTAAGTGGATCGGTACACACACATGGGGGTATACGGTTTAGTCACTTGGGAGCAAAAAGTCCTGTTAATACATAAGGCGAGAGGGGCCTACATGGGGAAATGGGATTTGCCTGGAGGAAGGTTGGAGTTTGGTGAGCAACCGGAGACCGCCCTACACCGTGAGATCGAGGAAGAGACGGGTCTTTCCAATCTACAATTGGTGATTCGTTCTGCGGAATCGAACGTATTGGAGTGGGTTCACGAAGGCGAGCCGGAAGAGCTGCACCATATTGGAATTCTATACGATGTATATTTGACAAGCGAAAGTCGGCCTTATGAGATCAAAAGGGAACCGGATGGCGAAGATTCGCTGGGCGCACAATGGTTTACTCTGGAAGAGGTCGGAGCGTTGTCGTTGACGCCATTTGCAAAGTATATGATTAACAAAACTACTTGATTTGAATTTTAGGACTGGTCAAATGGAACAGAATCGTTTATTCTGTGATAGATAGATTACAATTTTTTCAAATGAATAGGACTGACACCTTAAAGCATAAGGCTATGAATCTGCGGATTCGTGGCCTTTTTTTGTGTTTTTAGGGGTGGATTGGGTCTTTGGAAGGGGAGGTTGCAGGCCTTGTAGTGATGGGGATTGCTGAAAAATAATACCAATAGCCTAGATTTGCATGGTAGAATATTGATGATTATTACAAATTTAGGTTTTAGCTTGAAGAGTAGTACGATTGCTGAAGAAGCAGAAGTTTGCCCCATACTAAGGTACATAGGAGAGTGAGTAGATTTGAAGAAGCAGATGAGATTAAACGGTAGTAAATCAAAAAGGAATGTGTTAATAGTCGGATTGTTGACGACGGCTTTGCTGGCAGGAACGCTGCTGACTACTGGAACCGTGGGTCTGGTGTCTACTGTGGATGCTGCTACAAGCACGAATGGAGCGGGCACAACGGCTTCTGCGCTCACGAAGTTCAAAGATATCAAAGGGCACTGGGCGCAAGCCACAATTGTCAAAGCCTATGATAAAAATCTGATCTCCGGCTATCAGGATGGTACGTTCCGCCCCAATGCCAAAATCACCCGTGGTGAGTATGCCACACTTCTCAGCCGTGCAACCAGCTTGGAAAAGGTACAAGACGAGAATCCTTTTGCTGATCTCAAGGGACACTGGTCTGAATCAGCTGTGACACAGTTGGTGGGCCAAGGCTTTATTAACGCTAATGATTATCCGAAAGGATTCAACCCCAATGCCGAGCTCACACGCTACGAGATGATGAAATGGATTGCAAACGGACTGATCAAGTCGGGAACCAGTTTCCAGGATGCTTTTGACGATAGCAAAAATACACTGCTACCTACCCCTGAAGTAAATCGCGGAACGATTCGTGCAGAGCAAATTCCTTATCTTGCACTTGTTCGCGGCACTGGCATTGTGGGTGGATTTGAGGATGGTTCCTTGAAGCCTGCTGATCCAACAACGCGAGCTGAAGTGTCTGCCATTTTGCTGCGTTATATGGATGTCGAGGGTACGGATGCAGGGAAGTACAGTGATCTGAATGAAATGCGTGAGGTAGGTACAACAGGAACGAATTTAACGACTGTTTCAAACTATAAATATATCAAAGGTAGTTTTGCAGATATCGTTAACACCGATTACACATTGAAAAATAATGTTGGTATTGTAAAATACCATAGATTTATTGTAGTGGATACAAGAGGAAGTAAGCCTAAAGGTCTTTACGCTTCGCTGTTTGTAGATGAAAAGAACTTAACCCGTGCACAAAAGGGACAATTTTCTACCTATGCCGAGATTACGTTCACATCAAAGGTTGAAAAGTCAAATCTCTTAACTTTTGCTAGAGCGAATGATAACATTGCTATTCCAATTCAACGACTATTTAACATAGATTATTTGAAGGCTAAAGGGTTTATTACTTTACCAGATGATTCAAATGGAATGCTTAAAAAGGAAAGGCCAGCAAAGTTTTGGACGTCACATACTTTAGACCCTGTAAAAGGGGGTTATATGTTGAAGAATGATGCTGGAAAAGAGGTTCAGATCTATCAATAGAATTTTTGGTGGTGTTTGATTTCAATATTAAATTTTTTGGACGAGGTTACTTCCGAACTTCATTCAGAGCGGTTATGGTTCTGTTTATGATCACAATAATCTATAACTTTACCCCTCATACCCTTTCTACAGTTAGTGCTGTAGAACAGCCTTATGGGCCTAAATCTATGAAAGGACCTTCAGTGACTGTAGATGCAAATGCAACGGAAGGAATCCCTGGAGTTTACTGGTACCAACTTGATTCAGGAGAATTTAGAGCCGACTTTCAGGGAACGTACAAAATTGTAGATAATGGAGGTTCCGATGATGATGCATATCCAGTAAAAACGGAAATACCGGATAATGTTGATATGAGTAGGTGGCCGCCACTAAGCTGGAAACCATACAAAGGAATAACAGTTAATAATTCAGTTGTTACTGATATTAAACTAAAAGATAACCCTGAAGGTGTAAAATATAAGCAGGTTAACAGTTATGAAGGAATAGGGACTCCGAGAGTTACAAGTGAAAAAAATGCTGACTTAAGAACATACACGGGAAAAGGTTTTGATTTCTTTGAAAGAGAACGTTATGGAACCAGACCTGGTAATAAACCAAAATTCAAGATGGTATATCATACTCCAGTTAGTATTTTCTGGGAAGGTAAGATCCATGAAGAAAAGCAAATCGATGTAACCCCAGATTCTACTTTAACTGTTGGACAAACCAAACAAATGGAAGCCAAAGTTAAGACTAAGAATTACGGTGCCATAGATTGGAATGTAGAAGGCATCGACGTAAGTCGGCGCGAAGCTGAAACCACCTGGTGGTCATCCGATCCTAGTATTGTGAGTATTGAACCCAAAACCGGAATGGTGAAGGCTGAAAAGCCGGGTACTGCTTTTGTGCGTGCAATCTGGAACAACGGTACATACCTCATCTCGGATACGGCTGACATTACGGTAACGTCCGAACCAGGACTCATTGTGAACCTGCCAAACGCTTGTAAAGCAGACACAGCCACACCGCTGCAAGCTAAAGCTATCCTGACCAAGTCAGATCTTTCTGTTCATGAGCTTACCGCTCATCCCAAATTGACCTGGCAAAGCTCCAATCCAGCAGTAGCGACCATAGGTGCAGATGGGAAAATGACGATCAAAGGTATCGTCGGAAGCACCACCATCACTGCCCGATTTGTGGACACTGCCCAGCAGTTGGATGAGCGAGGAACACAGGTGTTAGAGGTAAAGGACTGCACAGGCAACGGAGGAGACGGGGGAACTGATCCAGGTAACGGCGGTGTTGTGGGTTGCCCCGTGACCATCAGTCCTCCTAATAAAGGAGCGTTGATCGAATCGGCTGTCATGGACCCCTCCGTTTCGGGCGTGCTGAAAGCTGATGATCGGGGGTCTGAGAAGTTTGATGTCACCCGTGGCATCCCGACTTCTGAAGATCTCTATGCAAATGTCATGGCTAGAGGATACTTGTTCCAGCACCGTTGGGTGAACATGACGGGAACAGTGACTTATACGGTCAACGTAAAAAAGAAGTATCACAAAACATGGACGATTCCGGGCAGAGCCTCGACAGGGCCTAATGATCCAGGAACACCTCCACAACCTAAGGAACTAGACGTTCCTGTGGAAAAACCAATGCAGGTTACACGACAATATAGTTATTGGCAGATTGATAATTTGGAAGTCTATCAGTTAAATCAAGCTACGATATCCAATTATGCACTTGGTGGCTACGGTGGTACAGTAACGCTGACTCCAAACGGATATACACCGCCGACCTTACAATCGGCTAATGATGATGCCGTTACCGCACATGTGAAACCTGCACCTTGCAAGGAAATCGACCTTGCCACTGAAACAAAGTCAGGCGGTGACAGCGAGCCGCCTACACCTGATGAAACGTCATTGTTCCAATCCAAAGCGGAGACTGAGGTTAAAGAGAACACTGTAAATAATGACAAGGTAGTGTTTAATGGTACCACTGTGATGGATCCTGCTTCGATGGATAAGACCGCTCCGCGACCTGGGACAATCCCTCAGCCTGGTATGATCGCCGACAACGTGCTGTACCAGAATCGTTTAACTATTCAGAATACACTGGTCAACAAGGCGGACCAACCGACAACGGGCGAGATCGCATATGGCTTGATTCCTGGCAACATTAAAGGCGGTCAGGATCAGAAGTTTTCTATTCAAGGAATCAATTCTGTCACGGTGCACACGCCTGTCGTTAACTACGCCTGGGTGTCTGATGATCAGCCCCATAACCAGAAAACAGTGCCTGATCCGACCAGTTCGGCGCTTATTCTGGAACGACCGTTTATCGTGCGCATCCCGACCTCAGGGCAGCATCTGGACGCAACCAGTTACCCGGGTTATGGCAATAGGGACTATGCTAAGTATTTTCGCATCAAGCAGATTCGTTTCCCATTTGACGTCTATAACGCCGATAGGAGTCAGTTCATTCCAGCCAAGACCTGGGTGGACATTCCGGTTAACCAACTGGATACCATTTTCTATCTTCCAGTATGGGTGGATGAAGGGCATTATCGAGTTGAATTTCGCAATATTGCGGAAAATGCTCCTTCGACATTCACCGAACAGCAGGATGCCAACACAAATCTGACCCATCATGTCGCGGCAGATACGGTCCCGGTGGAGGTTGTTGGGCGATTGTATGATTTTCATGTTACGGATATCGCCGATTATAATTGGGAGAACGTGTTCCGCAAGCAACTCGGGAGTTCGGAGCCGACAGGAGTGAGCTACTGGACAGGACTTAACAGTATTGATGGTGATCCGCGAGGGAATCTGGCACCATTCGTGTTACCTGTTCGCCCAGGTAGTCACCCTGTGCAGGGTTTTAGTAATATTGCGGTGAAAACGGGTTACCATATCAAGTTCGACCTGAAAACAAAAGGCAATATGTTTGGGAAACAGGATGGTGTTCGAATTACTCCAACATTCTACTTTGTGAGCAAAGATGGCTCTTCCAGACAAGAAGTTGATCTATACTACCACCGCGGTCAAGAGCGACTTATTCGGATAGGATCGGCGCAGGATTTGGAGAAAAGGTTTGTTGTCCTGAACTCGAGGTTGCGTAACGTACCCGGTACGGAATTGGGGGACACGGCGCGTTATCAGTATACGTATGAACTGACTGCCGATGAACGCAATCAGAGTTCGCTCGCTGATTATATGGTTAAGCTTGTAGATCAAATCTCTCACCAGAAAACATGGGTAGGCCGCTATGACTGGATGATCCTACCCGCTTCCATTCGTACACTGATTGGACCCAAGACAGACATTCCTTCGGGTGTTAGTGTGGACCGAGCGAATGCGGCGATCCAGCGTTGGTACGGAGAATACAGCCTGCCTGCAGATGTATACGTCGTGCCAAAGGGAACCAATCTCGAATCGCTTGCCAGACAAAATCAACTGGATGAAAAGGCTTCTGTATTTCTGAAGGACGGATATATCGTGGTCAACTTTAATATCGAGACACTTCGAGATGGGAATACAGAGGCTCCACACCTGCAATACATTTATGCTCCGCTGATGAATCAGTGGAAGATGGAAGGTTTCAATAACAGACCAGTAGACAGTCAAGGCCGAACTTGGCACCTCAAGGATGGCGATGTGGTCTTTTACCATGCAGATCAGTCCAGCCGGAGCGATTTTCAGTCTCAGGTGCCACAATAAAAAAATAAAATGTCTGTCAGTTTAAATAAACTAAGTCCAAAAGAGCCGCCCGGATGCTTTTACGCATTACAGGCGGCTTTTGGTTTATACATTGAATTTCAAGAAATACCCATTTTCTTGTTGAATACCAAGCCAAATGGTTAATATTTATCTTGACGGTTTGTTTTTGGACATTATGGACCACAATTCTAAATAAGGAGGCTGCAAATCGGGTGAAACCTGAAAATGTGTAGAAACCATTGTAGGATAAGCGATTAACAACAAAACGCCATACAATCAGAGCACATTTGTGGGTCGGAAATGTTCCAATTATTCGATTCATCTAATTTATGCATCAATTGAACTAAAAATAGGAAATGCTCCTGAGCGTAAAAGTTTATAGAATAGATATTAGAACACGGACTTCACTTGAAAAAGTTGAGGAAGGTGTAACCCTCGAACGGATCAGGACAGTATTCGACATCTGTGCGACGGTATATACAATCATCAGTTTACTATGATTTTGAAAACGCAGACAAACCTTGACGGGAGCGTCGGAACAACGTTAC
This window of the Paenibacillus marchantiae genome carries:
- a CDS encoding GNAT family N-acetyltransferase, whose product is MNMYEEKVEIGVKLSFRILDWEEEKPYQLLLMADPSKAIVDEYLSRGVCFIAEYEGEMVGEFVLLKTRPETVEIVNIAVQEELQGQGVGKHMIKEAIEAARRLGGRTVEIGTGNSSFHQLKLYQRCGFRIVGVDRDFFVKHYEEEIIEDGIRCVDMIRLSLDLDTVAEENKK
- a CDS encoding cupin domain-containing protein, with amino-acid sequence MKIYRLKPEDRRTITAYGSEGAKITPILRSATACHVAQLKLSAGGSVGLHPAVGDQVFLVLEGEGWVEGETGERVAVRSGEAAYWTNGENHQSGSNKGLTALLIEGEELIVRLSLESGDS
- a CDS encoding NUDIX domain-containing protein — its product is MGVYGLVTWEQKVLLIHKARGAYMGKWDLPGGRLEFGEQPETALHREIEEETGLSNLQLVIRSAESNVLEWVHEGEPEELHHIGILYDVYLTSESRPYEIKREPDGEDSLGAQWFTLEEVGALSLTPFAKYMINKTT
- a CDS encoding S-layer homology domain-containing protein — its product is MKKQMRLNGSKSKRNVLIVGLLTTALLAGTLLTTGTVGLVSTVDAATSTNGAGTTASALTKFKDIKGHWAQATIVKAYDKNLISGYQDGTFRPNAKITRGEYATLLSRATSLEKVQDENPFADLKGHWSESAVTQLVGQGFINANDYPKGFNPNAELTRYEMMKWIANGLIKSGTSFQDAFDDSKNTLLPTPEVNRGTIRAEQIPYLALVRGTGIVGGFEDGSLKPADPTTRAEVSAILLRYMDVEGTDAGKYSDLNEMREVGTTGTNLTTVSNYKYIKGSFADIVNTDYTLKNNVGIVKYHRFIVVDTRGSKPKGLYASLFVDEKNLTRAQKGQFSTYAEITFTSKVEKSNLLTFARANDNIAIPIQRLFNIDYLKAKGFITLPDDSNGMLKKERPAKFWTSHTLDPVKGGYMLKNDAGKEVQIYQ
- a CDS encoding DUF5704 domain-containing protein, which encodes MKGPSVTVDANATEGIPGVYWYQLDSGEFRADFQGTYKIVDNGGSDDDAYPVKTEIPDNVDMSRWPPLSWKPYKGITVNNSVVTDIKLKDNPEGVKYKQVNSYEGIGTPRVTSEKNADLRTYTGKGFDFFERERYGTRPGNKPKFKMVYHTPVSIFWEGKIHEEKQIDVTPDSTLTVGQTKQMEAKVKTKNYGAIDWNVEGIDVSRREAETTWWSSDPSIVSIEPKTGMVKAEKPGTAFVRAIWNNGTYLISDTADITVTSEPGLIVNLPNACKADTATPLQAKAILTKSDLSVHELTAHPKLTWQSSNPAVATIGADGKMTIKGIVGSTTITARFVDTAQQLDERGTQVLEVKDCTGNGGDGGTDPGNGGVVGCPVTISPPNKGALIESAVMDPSVSGVLKADDRGSEKFDVTRGIPTSEDLYANVMARGYLFQHRWVNMTGTVTYTVNVKKKYHKTWTIPGRASTGPNDPGTPPQPKELDVPVEKPMQVTRQYSYWQIDNLEVYQLNQATISNYALGGYGGTVTLTPNGYTPPTLQSANDDAVTAHVKPAPCKEIDLATETKSGGDSEPPTPDETSLFQSKAETEVKENTVNNDKVVFNGTTVMDPASMDKTAPRPGTIPQPGMIADNVLYQNRLTIQNTLVNKADQPTTGEIAYGLIPGNIKGGQDQKFSIQGINSVTVHTPVVNYAWVSDDQPHNQKTVPDPTSSALILERPFIVRIPTSGQHLDATSYPGYGNRDYAKYFRIKQIRFPFDVYNADRSQFIPAKTWVDIPVNQLDTIFYLPVWVDEGHYRVEFRNIAENAPSTFTEQQDANTNLTHHVAADTVPVEVVGRLYDFHVTDIADYNWENVFRKQLGSSEPTGVSYWTGLNSIDGDPRGNLAPFVLPVRPGSHPVQGFSNIAVKTGYHIKFDLKTKGNMFGKQDGVRITPTFYFVSKDGSSRQEVDLYYHRGQERLIRIGSAQDLEKRFVVLNSRLRNVPGTELGDTARYQYTYELTADERNQSSLADYMVKLVDQISHQKTWVGRYDWMILPASIRTLIGPKTDIPSGVSVDRANAAIQRWYGEYSLPADVYVVPKGTNLESLARQNQLDEKASVFLKDGYIVVNFNIETLRDGNTEAPHLQYIYAPLMNQWKMEGFNNRPVDSQGRTWHLKDGDVVFYHADQSSRSDFQSQVPQ